CCAGCAGCTGGATATGGTGAAGTTTCTTAGTTAGTGTGCttggtaaaattacggtgcattcgaATGTCCTGAAAGAAAGATAGCATAGGTCCTTTAACTGGCCAATGGATTCTGGTATCGAGAACTTCTTGGGTTTGGTGATTTCAAGATGTTCCCGGCTAAAAGCAACCGCCAGTACCTGCAATTTTTGCAGCCCCTTGCATATATTGTCAATGACGTTTTCCTCAACTGTAGTACCCTTTTCAACAACATAAATTATGAGTGTTTGTAAATTTTCCAATCCAAGGATCTTTTCAGTAATCAATTCTCcatcataattctctacaagaagaTGGCAGACGTCTTGGGGAACATCTCCTTTCCATCCTTCTCCTCTCTGACTCCTTGCATTCTCGATTCTGAAGCATTCCGTTCCACTAATCTTGTCTAATAAATCATGCAACAAGTCAGGAATTGTAAACCAATCAGGCCATTCTCCTCCTTGCTGAAGAAATGAGCATGACACTAACTCCTGAAAATAACTCTCAGCTATATCTTCCATGTCCTCCGTTGCACAACTGGTCTTTATAAACCCTTGTGCTACCCACAAGCGAACTAACACATCCCTTCTTAACTTGGATCTCTTGGGGAAAATACTGCAATATTTGAAGCTTCGCTGGAGATCTGGATTAAGTTGTTGATACCTCAACCAAAGAGCACCCATGGTCTCATTCAATATTTCCGGATTAAACTGCTGATAATAACATGGAATTAGCACTTTGGATGAATAATATAGTGATATTTGTCTATGGAACATAAATTTATAATTTAATTTAGAATGCTTGCATGGCATTAGTATGTAAAATATGGGTGCAACCAAATGTTCCCAAGAGTCCAAAAACAAATACGTTTTACATAGATACAAATTTGTGCTCATTTCGTGGGTGCAAACTTTCACGACAATATGAACTATTTTgaactgaaaagaaaaaaaaatatgtttAAAAAAAAGAACTTTCGTGAAACATTTCTATCTACAGAATATTTATGTTGTAaatagggaaaactttgtttttgccactctaggttttgaccactttgcttatgccactctagaatttgacatttcacttttgccactcttagtttttgataatacatcacaattgccattctgtGGCAAAATCAATAATttaagagtggcaattgtgatacattttcAAAATATCTTAATATACCCATGATCAATAgacggcccaaataaaaaaaactcATAGGAGGTTGATAATCTATCACCGACTCCGGCCATATCTATGCACCGAAGGAATGTGGTTTTGGGCCATTGGATGGGAAAGTGTCCCGCA
The genomic region above belongs to Triticum dicoccoides isolate Atlit2015 ecotype Zavitan unplaced genomic scaffold, WEW_v2.0 scaffold27481, whole genome shotgun sequence and contains:
- the LOC119345738 gene encoding putative disease resistance protein At3g14460, producing the protein MSTNLYLCKTYLFLDSWEHLVAPIFYILMPCKHSKLNYKFMFHRQISLYYSSKVLIPCYYQQFNPEILNETMGALWLRYQQLNPDLQRSFKYCSIFPKRSKLRRDVLVRLWVAQGFIKTSCATEDMEDIAESYFQELVSCSFLQQGGEWPDWFTIPDLLHDLLDKISGTECFRIENARSQRGEGWKGDVPQDVCHLLVENYDGELITEKILGLENLQTLIIYVVEKGTTVEENVIDNICKGLQKLQVLAVAFSREHLEITKPKKFSIPESIGQLKDLCYLSFRTFECTVILPSTLTKKLHHIQLLDFGRHGHGQIWEFTLDNLINLRYIICENLECPSIGRLISLQALPSSR